From Candidatus Rubrimentiphilum sp., one genomic window encodes:
- a CDS encoding glycosyltransferase, with translation MTQGRIGLSIVIPAYKESTKIGADIRAASDFLRENSIAGEIIVVDDGSADGTAEAAASFEREHPELLVLSYERNRGKGHALALGMLRARGDIVMFADSGLCVPYEIATIGIKMLELDMCDIANGSRRMRGSIRKEQPFYRKAGSLVYRGVVHAVMGVPRYIADTQCGFKLYKREVARQLFSEAITDGFMFDVEIILRALKHGYRILEFPVIWSNDADTRYDPIKGTIRNFKELARMKWAFMRKAPRALEREEPHLVAPAGADSGFIHAG, from the coding sequence ATGACCCAGGGCCGCATCGGGTTGAGCATCGTCATACCCGCGTATAAGGAATCCACGAAAATCGGCGCGGACATCCGCGCCGCAAGCGATTTCTTGCGCGAGAACTCGATCGCCGGCGAAATCATCGTCGTGGACGACGGCTCGGCGGATGGCACCGCGGAAGCTGCGGCATCCTTCGAGAGAGAGCATCCGGAGCTACTCGTCTTGTCCTACGAGCGAAATCGCGGAAAGGGCCATGCGCTGGCGCTTGGGATGCTGCGAGCCCGCGGTGACATCGTCATGTTTGCGGACTCGGGCCTTTGCGTTCCCTATGAGATCGCGACGATTGGCATAAAAATGCTCGAGCTGGACATGTGCGATATCGCTAACGGCTCGCGACGGATGCGCGGAAGCATCCGCAAGGAGCAGCCGTTCTATCGCAAAGCGGGGTCGCTGGTATACCGGGGAGTCGTGCACGCGGTCATGGGCGTGCCGCGGTACATTGCGGATACGCAATGCGGCTTCAAACTGTATAAGCGGGAGGTTGCGCGCCAGTTGTTCTCAGAGGCGATTACCGATGGGTTCATGTTTGACGTAGAGATCATTCTTCGCGCCCTCAAGCACGGCTACCGCATTCTTGAGTTTCCGGTCATTTGGAGCAACGACGCAGACACGCGATACGATCCGATCAAAGGAACTATCCGGAACTTCAAAGAGCTGGCCAGGATGAAATGGGCCTTCATGCGCAAGGCCCCGCGCGCGCTCGAGCGCGAGGAGCCGCATCTCGTGGCTCCCGCCGGCGCAGACTCGGGATTCATTCATGCCGGGTAA
- a CDS encoding MaoC/PaaZ C-terminal domain-containing protein: MKVFDASDQNHFASLSGDCNPIHTDPILARRTQAGDCVVHGVHAVLWALDTLIERRLVKEPIAALDVRFQKFLYAGAGVEINVRPSADASLRIELISEDIITTTIDVLYGEPAGETRAVRNFAPVSCTSPQELDLENIVGASGRLANDGSDRVAAEFPHVSRAIGPQRAAAITRLSMLVGMVCPGLNSIFSSFSIRMTSDAPESDLTFEVFGVDERFRMAEIAVAGAGIAGTVVAFVRRPPVQQPSLEELRPLVGGDEFAGTTALIVGGSRGLGALTGKLIAAGGGRIALTYATGESDALAIAQEIGTESSRVLPYDARKDAQAQIARLEWKVDQIYYFATTPIFRQKTRSYSPARFSEFCEIYIDGFADLCSALRANGNTPLRAFYPSSIAVKTRPRDLTEYAMAKAGGEILCADMNRFVRDLRVLVRRLPRLLTDQTATVMPSETADAVETMLPIVREMHGPF; encoded by the coding sequence ATGAAAGTTTTCGACGCTTCCGACCAAAACCACTTTGCCTCGCTCTCCGGGGACTGTAATCCCATACACACGGATCCGATCCTGGCCCGGCGGACGCAAGCCGGGGATTGCGTAGTACACGGCGTCCATGCCGTGCTGTGGGCGCTCGATACATTGATCGAACGACGCTTGGTCAAAGAGCCGATAGCCGCGTTGGACGTGCGGTTTCAAAAGTTCCTCTATGCCGGGGCCGGGGTCGAGATCAACGTTAGGCCTTCGGCGGACGCCTCGCTGCGCATCGAGCTTATATCGGAAGACATCATAACCACCACAATCGATGTTTTGTATGGAGAGCCGGCCGGCGAAACGCGCGCCGTACGTAATTTTGCGCCGGTGAGCTGCACGAGCCCGCAAGAGCTGGACCTGGAAAACATTGTGGGCGCTTCCGGCCGCTTGGCTAACGACGGTAGCGATCGCGTCGCGGCCGAATTCCCGCATGTTTCGCGCGCCATCGGTCCGCAGCGGGCTGCGGCAATCACACGGTTGTCGATGCTCGTAGGGATGGTGTGTCCGGGACTCAATTCCATCTTCAGCTCGTTTTCGATCCGTATGACGTCAGACGCGCCTGAAAGCGATCTTACATTTGAGGTATTCGGCGTCGACGAGCGCTTTCGCATGGCCGAGATCGCGGTAGCCGGAGCTGGGATCGCGGGAACTGTCGTCGCCTTCGTGCGCCGGCCACCTGTTCAGCAACCTAGCCTAGAGGAATTGAGACCGCTCGTCGGCGGCGATGAATTCGCCGGCACGACGGCGCTCATCGTCGGTGGTTCACGCGGCCTGGGCGCCCTGACGGGCAAGCTGATTGCGGCCGGCGGCGGACGCATTGCGCTCACTTATGCAACCGGGGAATCCGATGCGTTGGCGATCGCACAGGAAATCGGAACCGAATCGAGTCGCGTTCTTCCTTACGATGCACGCAAGGATGCCCAAGCGCAAATTGCTCGATTGGAGTGGAAGGTCGACCAGATCTACTATTTTGCGACGACGCCTATTTTTCGACAAAAGACCCGATCGTACTCACCAGCGCGCTTCTCCGAGTTCTGTGAAATATACATCGACGGCTTCGCGGATCTTTGCTCGGCGCTCCGGGCTAACGGCAATACTCCGCTGCGCGCCTTCTATCCATCGTCCATTGCGGTGAAAACAAGGCCTCGCGATCTCACCGAATACGCCATGGCAAAGGCTGGGGGTGAAATCTTGTGCGCCGACATGAACCGGTTTGTGCGCGACCTTCGCGTCTTGGTAAGGCGGCTGCCCCGTCTGCTGACCGATCAGACAGCGACGGTCATGCCGAGCGAAACTGCGGATGCCGTCGAAACGATGCTGCCGATCGTGCGCGAGATGCACGGTCCGTTCTAA
- a CDS encoding MBOAT family O-acyltransferase has protein sequence MNVPSFEFLGFATVVAALINISNAAPWRRSILLLANIGFVLTFTHSPLQLVPFGGLLVLGYAGMKLVEVHKNKAVFIVLLAALIFLFCLLKQYTFVPHALFLQIVYFTVGMSYVFFRVLHLVIDAYQDALPDRVGLLSYANYTLNFTSLVSGPIQLYPDYLRTESVQPAALDQAAVGRALERIVAGFFKVSVLSPLLFYAQTVVVHALTPHLSPAQRVVDGALVLSIFPVYVYINFSGYMDFVIGTARFLRLELPENFNRPFIATSFIEFWGRWHMTLSNWLKTYVYSPLLLSLMRRFPSRSAEPYLGVFVYFVTFFLIGLWHGRTSMFVVFGVLLGLGVSVNKLHQILLTQLLGAARYRALRANSFYAAASRGLTFWWFAFAMLWFWSSWVQLAEFARILGAPAVLLATGLVLSSAALLLTGLKYLEESWLTLTGAGSPLASRYVRAAWCTTLAVVVVSVAVILNAPSAHIVYKAF, from the coding sequence GTGAACGTTCCGTCATTCGAGTTCCTGGGCTTCGCCACCGTCGTCGCGGCGCTGATCAACATCTCGAACGCAGCCCCTTGGCGCCGGTCGATACTCTTGCTTGCAAATATCGGATTCGTGCTGACATTTACGCACAGCCCGCTCCAACTTGTCCCCTTTGGAGGGTTGCTCGTGCTCGGGTATGCCGGGATGAAGCTCGTAGAGGTCCATAAGAATAAAGCAGTTTTTATCGTTCTGCTGGCGGCACTGATTTTTCTCTTCTGCCTGCTCAAGCAATACACGTTTGTGCCTCACGCGCTCTTCTTGCAGATCGTCTATTTTACTGTTGGAATGTCGTACGTATTCTTTCGCGTACTGCACTTAGTTATAGACGCATACCAGGATGCGTTGCCGGACCGCGTCGGTTTGCTCTCGTACGCGAACTACACTTTAAATTTCACAAGTCTAGTTTCCGGCCCGATTCAGCTCTACCCGGACTATCTACGGACGGAAAGCGTGCAGCCGGCAGCGCTAGATCAGGCCGCGGTGGGCAGGGCGCTAGAGCGAATCGTGGCCGGCTTTTTCAAAGTCAGCGTTCTTTCGCCGCTTCTTTTCTATGCGCAGACTGTAGTGGTGCACGCGTTAACGCCGCACCTTTCACCGGCTCAGAGAGTCGTCGATGGTGCGTTGGTTTTGTCTATTTTTCCTGTCTACGTATATATCAATTTTTCGGGCTACATGGACTTTGTGATCGGAACCGCGCGTTTCTTGCGGCTGGAGCTTCCGGAGAATTTTAATCGCCCGTTCATCGCGACGAGCTTCATCGAATTTTGGGGCCGCTGGCACATGACGCTTTCCAATTGGCTGAAGACCTACGTCTATTCGCCATTGCTGCTGAGCTTGATGCGCCGTTTTCCGTCTCGCAGCGCCGAGCCATATCTCGGAGTCTTTGTCTATTTTGTGACGTTCTTTCTTATCGGCCTCTGGCACGGGCGTACATCGATGTTCGTTGTCTTCGGCGTTCTGCTGGGGCTGGGCGTAAGTGTTAACAAATTGCACCAGATTCTCCTGACGCAATTGCTCGGGGCTGCCCGGTATCGCGCTCTGCGCGCGAACTCGTTCTACGCGGCGGCGTCACGAGGCCTGACGTTCTGGTGGTTCGCTTTTGCGATGCTCTGGTTTTGGTCGAGCTGGGTGCAGCTCGCCGAGTTCGCACGGATCTTGGGCGCCCCGGCGGTTCTGCTGGCAACTGGGCTCGTTCTGAGTAGCGCCGCCCTGCTACTGACGGGCTTGAAATACCTCGAGGAATCGTGGCTGACGCTTACGGGCGCGGGCTCGCCCCTCGCCTCACGGTACGTTCGTGCAGCCTGGTGCACGACGCTCGCCGTCGTTGTCGTCTCGGTTGCCGTGATTCTCAATGCCCCTTCGGCGCATATCGTCTACAAAGCATTTTGA
- a CDS encoding GtrA family protein — MLQPAFHSAAIRWQFARYLAIGGTVFCVDIGSFQLFMRAGLALALAVTLSYGLAISAHFTLNKYLNFRSHDRTVGSQLSTYLAVAFVLWLISLGVVEVAFRVFGLTPLLAKLLAIAINVPLGFLGHRYLTFGAGISAQIKRILRA; from the coding sequence ATGTTACAGCCGGCTTTTCACAGTGCGGCCATCCGCTGGCAGTTCGCACGCTACCTCGCCATCGGCGGAACCGTTTTCTGCGTCGATATCGGCAGCTTTCAATTGTTCATGCGCGCGGGTCTTGCTCTCGCGCTGGCGGTGACGCTGTCGTATGGGCTGGCGATTTCGGCGCACTTCACGTTAAATAAGTATCTGAATTTTCGCTCTCACGACCGCACCGTCGGGAGCCAGCTCAGCACGTATTTGGCGGTCGCTTTCGTTCTGTGGCTTATCAGCTTGGGGGTCGTCGAGGTCGCCTTCCGGGTCTTCGGCTTAACGCCGCTCCTCGCGAAGCTGCTCGCCATCGCGATAAACGTCCCGCTGGGCTTCTTGGGACATCGTTACCTGACGTTCGGGGCCGGCATCTCGGCGCAGATAAAACGAATTCTCAGGGCCTAG
- a CDS encoding ABC transporter ATP-binding protein produces the protein MTGVSLARPVQNEFSHDLKRTVLALARGRYRPPGRRLVLRDVNVATVSGERVGVIGANGSGKSTLLKLIAGILTPTAGSVQTCGLLAPLVELGAGFDPELSVQDNVVLYGVLLGYPRARMAGRIEEILEFAELQQYRWAPVKTLSSGMTARLGFAIATDVDPDILLLDEVLAIGDEQFRRKCKERLDRFWHGQTTVMVVSHDLAFIEQSCDRVLCIDRGRIAFDGVPRTAIRFYLDAINLPLESPA, from the coding sequence ATGACCGGGGTCAGCCTCGCCCGGCCGGTACAAAACGAGTTCTCGCACGATCTCAAACGGACGGTGCTGGCGCTCGCGCGAGGACGCTATCGCCCGCCGGGGCGCCGGCTCGTCCTGCGGGACGTGAACGTTGCCACGGTTTCCGGAGAACGCGTCGGCGTGATCGGCGCGAACGGTTCCGGAAAATCCACGCTGCTCAAGCTCATCGCCGGAATTTTGACGCCTACCGCCGGATCGGTCCAGACTTGCGGCCTGCTTGCACCGCTGGTCGAGCTAGGGGCCGGCTTCGATCCCGAACTCAGCGTTCAGGACAACGTCGTGCTGTATGGTGTGCTGCTTGGCTATCCGCGAGCGCGCATGGCGGGGCGGATCGAGGAGATTCTGGAGTTTGCCGAGCTGCAGCAATATAGGTGGGCCCCAGTTAAGACGCTGTCATCGGGCATGACGGCCCGGCTGGGTTTCGCAATCGCGACGGACGTCGATCCCGACATTCTGCTGCTGGACGAAGTGCTGGCGATCGGCGATGAGCAGTTCAGGCGCAAATGCAAGGAGCGGCTGGACCGTTTTTGGCACGGCCAAACCACCGTCATGGTCGTTTCGCATGACTTGGCGTTCATCGAACAGTCCTGCGATCGCGTGCTGTGTATTGACCGGGGGCGCATCGCATTCGACGGGGTGCCTCGCACGGCCATCCGCTTTTATTTGGACGCGATCAACCTTCCGTTAGAGTCGCCGGCATAA
- a CDS encoding ABC transporter permease: MNPQFQRYSDVVAVLTARNVKTRYRGSAFGVAWSLFNPLIMTLVYTAVFGHAFAAYYRGSTLYYMLAVFVGLAVNGFFATATISMLHSVVSSSGLINKVRAPFSSYPTAQLLSTCVQLVCGAVPFLVVITLVITHNVLYAVALIVPLASLVLLAAGAGYVVATLYVFFRDIPYVYDLIIFVTWVATPIFYPLAIVAPRFRTFIEWNPLTQIVETIRGLSFLNRPPTAFGLLEPLCAAIVLAAVGWIVFRRLSPRFMDYL, translated from the coding sequence TTGAACCCGCAATTTCAGCGTTACAGCGACGTCGTTGCGGTCCTGACGGCGCGCAACGTCAAGACGCGCTACCGTGGTTCGGCATTTGGAGTCGCATGGTCGCTGTTCAATCCGCTCATCATGACGCTGGTCTACACGGCGGTCTTCGGGCACGCGTTCGCCGCGTATTACCGCGGCTCGACGCTTTACTACATGCTCGCGGTTTTCGTTGGACTGGCTGTCAACGGTTTTTTTGCGACGGCGACGATCTCGATGCTGCATTCCGTGGTGAGCAGCAGCGGCCTTATCAACAAGGTCCGGGCGCCGTTCAGCTCCTACCCCACGGCGCAACTCCTCTCGACGTGCGTGCAGCTGGTTTGCGGCGCCGTGCCGTTCCTGGTTGTTATCACGCTGGTGATTACGCACAACGTGCTGTACGCCGTCGCGCTCATCGTCCCGTTGGCGTCTCTGGTCTTGCTCGCGGCGGGAGCCGGTTACGTCGTCGCGACGCTCTACGTCTTTTTCCGGGACATCCCGTACGTCTACGATTTGATTATTTTTGTGACGTGGGTGGCCACCCCGATCTTCTATCCGCTGGCCATCGTGGCGCCGCGCTTTCGCACGTTTATCGAGTGGAATCCGCTGACGCAGATCGTGGAGACGATCCGCGGCCTTTCCTTCCTGAACCGCCCGCCGACCGCGTTCGGGCTACTGGAACCGCTGTGTGCCGCAATCGTGCTGGCCGCCGTGGGATGGATCGTGTTCCGGCGGTTGAGCCCGCGTTTCATGGATTACTTATAA
- a CDS encoding HAD-IIIC family phosphatase, translating into MSAGLYTNLAWLPRPPGDFRQRCRGLVDSGPSPGEAIMHLAGYALDESQLRQLAARIEMLRAEGRSLAPLAPLRLGLLGNATLEPLVPALIATAARHGVDLECTKADYAQTLQEALSPDSLTNRAKPDAVLLALDHRGLPLRAAIHDPQAASSGVADSIAFLESLRRGFRTHAGALSILQTLPALPESTFGSLDRSVPGTLRSLAATFNAALVESVKDTQDLLFDVAALAQTVGLANWHSPSQWNIGKFAFDAQFLPLYADHVGRILGALRGKSRKCLVLDLDNTVWGGVIGDDGLEGIVIGQGDATGEAYLDVQRAALDLRDRGIVLAVSSKNADDIARSAFRQHPEMLLRENHIAVFQANWNDKATNITAIATELSLGVESMVFLDDNPAERALVRKMLPQVAVPELPEDPALYARTLAAAGYFETIAFSEEDRKRADFYQDNARRVILQTQAGDIDSYLASLEMKIVFRPFDATGRSRIAQLINKSNQFNLTTRRYSEADVAVFEADPKLFTLQVRLIDSFGDNGMISVVICRPGTKSAWEIDTWLMSCRVLGRRVEQMVLREILTHARARGIEKLVGRYLPTEKNVLVRDHYAKLGFRLLDTAPNGATTWELKTSAEIAPAPMSVDRDGFDLVAV; encoded by the coding sequence GTGAGCGCAGGCCTCTACACGAACCTTGCGTGGCTACCGCGGCCACCGGGCGATTTTCGCCAACGCTGCCGAGGCCTCGTGGACTCCGGCCCGAGCCCCGGCGAGGCCATCATGCACTTGGCCGGCTACGCACTTGACGAAAGTCAACTCCGCCAACTCGCGGCAAGGATCGAAATGCTGCGCGCCGAGGGCAGGTCGCTCGCGCCGCTGGCCCCTTTGAGGCTAGGCCTTCTGGGAAATGCCACACTCGAGCCGCTGGTCCCGGCGCTAATTGCAACCGCGGCTCGACACGGCGTGGATTTGGAATGCACGAAAGCCGATTACGCTCAGACGCTGCAGGAAGCGCTCTCTCCAGACTCGCTGACTAATCGCGCAAAACCGGATGCGGTGCTGCTTGCGCTCGATCATCGAGGTTTGCCTCTGCGCGCCGCAATTCACGATCCGCAGGCGGCTTCATCCGGAGTGGCGGACTCCATCGCATTCCTCGAATCGCTGCGCCGCGGGTTTCGAACTCACGCCGGCGCGTTGAGCATCTTGCAGACACTACCCGCTCTTCCCGAGAGCACGTTCGGAAGCTTGGATCGGTCCGTGCCCGGCACGCTGCGCAGCTTAGCAGCAACCTTTAATGCAGCGCTCGTCGAGAGCGTCAAGGACACGCAGGATCTCCTCTTCGACGTTGCTGCACTCGCGCAAACCGTGGGACTTGCGAATTGGCATTCCCCCTCGCAGTGGAACATCGGCAAATTCGCGTTCGACGCGCAGTTCTTGCCGCTTTACGCGGATCACGTTGGGCGAATACTCGGCGCCCTTCGCGGCAAGAGCCGCAAGTGTCTCGTCCTGGACTTGGACAATACGGTTTGGGGCGGCGTGATAGGCGACGATGGCCTTGAGGGAATCGTCATCGGCCAGGGCGATGCAACCGGCGAAGCTTATCTCGACGTGCAGCGAGCGGCGCTCGATCTGCGGGATCGCGGGATCGTGCTTGCGGTTTCATCCAAAAATGCCGATGACATCGCGAGATCGGCCTTTAGACAGCATCCCGAAATGCTGCTGCGCGAAAATCACATTGCGGTCTTTCAGGCAAATTGGAATGACAAGGCGACGAACATCACAGCCATCGCCACCGAATTATCGCTCGGCGTAGAGTCGATGGTCTTTCTCGACGATAACCCGGCCGAACGAGCGCTGGTTCGCAAGATGCTTCCGCAGGTCGCGGTACCGGAACTGCCCGAGGATCCGGCATTATACGCCCGCACGCTGGCGGCGGCCGGATACTTCGAGACGATTGCGTTCTCGGAAGAGGATCGGAAACGCGCCGACTTTTATCAAGACAACGCCCGCCGCGTCATCCTGCAAACCCAGGCTGGAGATATAGATAGCTACCTAGCTTCGTTGGAGATGAAGATCGTATTTCGGCCCTTCGATGCGACCGGTCGGAGCCGGATCGCGCAACTGATCAACAAGTCGAATCAGTTCAATCTCACGACTCGCCGCTACTCAGAGGCCGACGTGGCGGTATTCGAGGCCGATCCAAAGCTGTTTACGCTGCAAGTGCGGCTGATAGATAGTTTCGGTGATAACGGGATGATCAGCGTCGTCATCTGCCGGCCCGGCACAAAGTCGGCATGGGAAATCGACACGTGGCTCATGAGCTGCCGCGTGCTGGGACGCCGCGTCGAGCAAATGGTCTTGCGGGAGATTTTGACGCATGCCCGCGCACGCGGAATTGAAAAGCTCGTGGGACGATACCTGCCGACTGAAAAAAACGTCTTGGTGCGCGATCATTACGCGAAACTGGGTTTTCGGCTTTTGGATACGGCTCCGAACGGCGCGACGACGTGGGAATTGAAAACGTCCGCCGAGATCGCACCCGCGCCGATGAGCGTGGATCGCGACGGCTTCGATCTCGTCGCCGTCTAG
- a CDS encoding GDP-L-fucose synthase, translated as MNLATKRVCVTGGSGFLGSFVVEELYRLGAREVFVPRRADYDLTTAEGVRRMFAHARPDVLFHLAALVGGIGANKENPGSFFYANAMMGIQLIEQARLNGVEKTIVVGTICAYPKFAPTPFNEESLWDGYPEETNAPYGIAKKALLVQCQAYREQYGMNAIYLLPVNLYGPRDNFDPQSSHVIPALIRKCVEAKERGDKEIVVWGDGSPTREFLYAPDAARGLVLAAERYDGAEPVNLGSGEEISIKDLVETIAALCEFDGDIVFDALKPNGQPRRQLDVTRAREYFGFTASTSFTDGLRETINWYRSSKEAARVTVAAGAR; from the coding sequence ATGAATCTGGCGACCAAACGCGTTTGTGTCACCGGCGGTTCAGGTTTCCTCGGCTCTTTTGTAGTCGAGGAACTTTACCGTTTGGGAGCTCGCGAGGTCTTCGTGCCTCGGCGTGCGGACTATGACTTGACGACCGCTGAGGGAGTGCGGCGTATGTTTGCGCATGCGCGCCCCGACGTGCTCTTCCATCTAGCAGCTCTCGTTGGCGGCATAGGCGCGAATAAGGAAAACCCCGGGTCATTCTTCTATGCCAACGCTATGATGGGCATCCAACTGATCGAGCAAGCACGCTTGAACGGCGTGGAAAAAACGATCGTTGTCGGAACGATTTGCGCCTACCCGAAGTTTGCGCCGACTCCGTTTAATGAAGAGTCGCTCTGGGACGGGTACCCGGAAGAAACGAATGCGCCGTACGGGATCGCGAAAAAGGCTTTGCTGGTGCAGTGCCAAGCCTATCGCGAGCAGTATGGGATGAACGCCATCTATCTGCTTCCGGTAAATCTCTACGGCCCACGCGATAATTTCGATCCGCAGAGCTCACACGTTATTCCGGCTCTGATTCGCAAATGTGTTGAGGCTAAGGAGCGAGGCGACAAGGAAATTGTCGTCTGGGGCGACGGTTCGCCGACCCGTGAATTTCTGTACGCGCCGGACGCCGCGCGCGGCTTAGTGCTGGCCGCCGAGCGGTATGACGGAGCTGAGCCGGTGAACCTGGGAAGCGGCGAGGAGATTTCGATTAAGGACCTCGTCGAAACGATCGCCGCGCTCTGCGAGTTTGACGGCGACATTGTTTTCGACGCGCTCAAGCCGAACGGGCAGCCGCGCAGGCAGCTTGATGTCACACGCGCGCGCGAGTACTTCGGCTTTACGGCATCGACGTCGTTCACCGACGGCCTGCGCGAAACGATCAATTGGTATCGTTCCAGCAAAGAAGCCGCGCGGGTTACGGTCGCCGCCGGCGCCCGCTAA
- a CDS encoding acyl carrier protein yields MSLDAIYQKLTQILQNVFDDDSLVARPDLTADQVDGWDSFAHLRLIFAVEKAFGVNFAASQIASLQNVGDLATLINSKVA; encoded by the coding sequence ATGTCCCTGGACGCGATTTATCAAAAACTCACGCAAATACTGCAGAACGTGTTCGATGACGATTCGCTCGTCGCCCGTCCCGATCTCACCGCCGACCAAGTTGACGGCTGGGACAGTTTCGCTCACCTGCGTTTGATTTTTGCCGTCGAGAAAGCTTTCGGTGTAAATTTCGCGGCCTCGCAAATTGCCTCGTTACAGAATGTCGGCGACCTCGCGACGTTGATCAACTCAAAGGTCGCGTGA